The genomic interval CGCCGAAAAAGGTGAGGATGGGGTCCAGGAAAAACAGGACCAGCATGGTGTAGACGCCGCCCAGAATCAGGTTGAGCACAAAGACGTTGCCCAGGATGGCGTTGGCGCTGACATAATCTTTTTGTCCCAGCCGCAGCGACATCAAAGTGGCGGCGCCCACGCCCACCAGCGCGCCAAAGGCAGCGGCCAGGTTCATCAAGGGAAAGGTGATGGCCAGACCTGAGATGGCCAGCGCGCCCACGCCGTGGCCGATGAAAATGCCGTCGGTGATATTGTACAGCGACGAGGCGGTCATGGCGATGACCGAGGGCAGAGCATATTGCAGCAGCAGACGCCACACGCTTTCTATGCCCAGCGCGGCGGCTGATTTTTGTCCGTTCATTATGTATTCAAGCCATTCAACAGTAACAGGGTATATTCCCGAGCATCCTTCCGGCCTTGGATTTTCAGCCGGCGCCGGTGAAACAGTCGCGCAGCATTGGAAGAGACTGGACAGGGGGCAAGGCCGACTCAATGCACCGTGCTCAACCTTTACAGACTGCGCAAGATGATAAATTGGTGATTTTTTCCATGCCAGTCAAGCTTTGTTTCACGCCGCAAAGCCCTGTTGGACACAGATAGGACATGATCTGGTGCGTACTCTGCATTGTGCTAGAACCAGGAGACTGTTGTTGTGACTGAAGCTTCCGGCTTTGGCTATTCCCCGGACGAATCGGTCAGGCCTTTAGCGTGGACGTTCACGTCCGCGCTCCATAAAAGAACGACACCGGTTATTTCCTGCTCGTTGCCAAGCTCCAGGACTTGAGAATGATGGACAAAAAAATCGGCGGACCACTTGGATTCGATACGCAAGGGGGAAAACATGATCAATTGTCAACCCATGCAGGAAGAGCATGCAGCCGATTTTGGCCCAGGCTGAACGGTATCGCATTGTGGTGCGAATGACTCTGTTTTTCGTCTGCTTGATAAGGTGACGTACGACCTCGTTCTACTGGGCAAGTATTCGAATGAATTTTACCTCAAAAGGTGCG from bacterium carries:
- a CDS encoding MATE family efflux transporter; this translates as MNGQKSAAALGIESVWRLLLQYALPSVIAMTASSLYNITDGIFIGHGVGALAISGLAITFPLMNLAAAFGALVGVGAATLMSLRLGQKDYVSANAILGNVFVLNLILGGVYTMLVLFFLDPILTFFG